DNA from Helicobacter pylori:
GGGGTTGGCATAGGCTATAAATACTTCTTTGGTAAGGCTAGGAAATTGGGCCTTAGGCATTATTTTTTCTTTGATTACGGCTTTAGTGAAATCGGTCTAGCCAATCAAAGCGTGAAAGCGAATATCTTTGCTTATGGGGTAGGCACGGATTTTTTATGGAACTTGTTCAGGAGGACTTACAACACTAAAGCGTTGAATTTTGGGTTGTTTGCTGGGGTCCAACTAGGCGGCGCAACTTGGCTTAGCTCTTTAAGGCAACAAATCATTGACAATTGGGGGAACGCCAATGACATCCATTCAACGAATTTTCAAGTGGCGCTGAATTTTGGGGTGCGCACCAACTTTGCGGAATTCAAGCGTTTCGCTAAGAAATTCCACAATCAAGGGGTTATCAGTCAAAAGAGCGTGGAATTTGGGATTAAAGTGCCTCTCATCAATCAAGCGTATTTGAGTAGCGCCGGGGCTGATGTGAGCTACAGGAGGCTTTATACTTTCTATATCAATTACATCATGGGTTTTTAAAAGGGGCGCGTTATGGAAATCTTGCAGTTTGTCGGCTATGGGAACATGGCTCAAGCGATTTTAGAAGGCTCTCATGAAATTTTATCCAGGCGTTTTATTTTAGAAATCACCGGAAGAAACCCTGAAAAAATCGCTCCCTTTTTACAAGAAAAAAACATTCAAGCCCAAATCGTGCCTTATAAAGACGCTATTGATATACACCAAAAATTCGTGTTTTTATTGTTTAAGCCTTATAACCTTAAGGATTTTAATTATCAAGGGCAGGCTAAAAGCGTTTTGAGCGCTTTAGCTGGCGTAAATTTTGAAGCTTTAAGCAATGCGATTAATTCTTTACATTACTTAAAATGCATGCCTAATATTGCGAGCAAATTCGCCCTTTCTTCTACGGCGGTGTGTGAAAAATCGGTTGCGCCTTCAATAAGCGAGAAAGCTTTGAGTATTATTGAGAGTTTTGGGAATTGCGTGCGAGTGGGAAACGAAGAGCAGGTGGATGCCAGTATAGCGACCAATGGGAGCGCGCTCGCTTTTTTAAGCTTGGTAGCGAGCGGTTTGAAAGATGCTGGTATTAGAGAGGGCTTGAGCGCTAGAGATTCTTTAGAATTAGTGGAAATGAGTTTTAAAGGCTTTGCCAAGCTGTTAGAAAAAGAACGCCCTGAGGTGATTATAGAGCAAATTTGCACCCCTAAAGGCGCAACGATTGAAGGCTTGAGCGTTTTAGAAAAAAAGGGGGTTAGGGGAGCGTTCATCAAAGCATGTCATGAAAGCGTGAAAAAAATACGCCCCCTAAAGAATTGCACTCTTAAAAAATAAGCGCGATGCATTTAGACAGGCAGAGTTTAGAAAAAGCCAAGCATTTGATCCAAAGCGGTCTGATTGATACCATAGAAGTAGGCACAATCAAGGGCTTGCAAGAAATCCATCGGTTTTTGTTTGAAGGTCTGTATGAATTTGCCGGGAAAATCAGGGATAAAAATATCTCTAAAGGGAATTTCAGGTTCGCTAATTGCTTGTATTTGGATTTGATTTTACCCAGAATTGAGAGCATGCCGCAAAGCAATTTCAATCAAATCATAGAAAAATATGTGGAAATGAATATCGCCCACCCTTTTTTGGAGGGTAATGGCAGAGCCACAAGGATATGGCTTGATTTGTTGCTTAAAAAGGAATTGAAAAAAATCGTACTTTGGGATAGGATTGATAAAGCCGCTTATTTGAGCGCGATGGAGAGAAGCCCTGTGAATGATTTGGAAATCAAAACGCTTTTAAAAAAGCATTTGAGTTCTAATATTAACGATCCCTTAACTTTCATTAAAGGCATCACGCAGTCGTATTACTATGAAGGGCTTTGAAAAAATACTAAAATCATTTTTTATAATCCAATACGAAAGAGTTTGACGCTAGTCAAGAGATAGTTTTTTATAATGCGATCTTAGGGGATTAGTGGGATTTAGTTGGGGGGTTGCAGGAGGAAATGTTTTACCTCCTATCCCCCTTTACTATAAAATAAAATTTAAAATATAAGACAAAATAATTAAAGCCCCATTTTAAAAGAAATTAAAAGCTTTATTTGTCAGTATTAGAGCAGATTTAACACTCTTGTGTCCGTTCAATCAAACTCAAAGGCAAGTCAAAAGCCTTAATGAGTTCGCCCTCTTTTTGGCGTTGTTCGCCCTTATCTTTTTCATGGTCATAGCCCAGCAAGTGCAACACCCCATGAATGAATAAAAGAGCGATCTCATCTTCTAAGCTATGCCCTAATTTCAGGGCGTTTTCTTGGGCTAACGGCGCATTAATGACCACGCTCCCTAAAGGGGTATGAGAAATCGCTTCTAAAGGGAAGCTCAAAACATCAGTGGCGTAATCGCAGTCCCTTAAATCCCTATTGATCTCTCGCATGGTTTCATCGCTCACCAAAACAAGCTCAATGATTTGAGTGGGGGCTAAAAAATTTGCGATTTTTTCTAACAATAAAAAATCCAATTCTAGTGGGGTTTGGTTGTCTATTTCTAGCATTAAAAATATAAAAAGAAGTTTTAAAAAGCCCTAAATTCTAGGGCTTTTAAAGATTAAGCGAAAGAACCTTTAATTTGTTCTACCCATTTTGAAATTCTTCCGTCCGTCAAATCATCTTGATTGTCTTCATCAATCACTAGACCCACGAATTTACCGCCTTCTACCGCTTTAGAAGCTTCAAAATGATAACCATCAGTGGGAGTTTGCCCCACCACTTTACCGGCTTTCGCTTTTTCATAAATGTGGAAAATGCCTTCTGCGAAAGTTTCGCTGTAAGTGTCTTGATCGCCTAAGCCCACAAGCCCAATGGTTTTATTCGCAAAGTCGCTCGATTCTAGCGTGCCTAAAAAGTCTTCCCAATCCGTTTGCAAATCACCAGCACCCGCTGTTGGAGCGACTAGAATAACCTTTGTAAAGCTATTGAATTGCTCTTTAGAAGCTTTAGCCACATCAATCACTTCGGCATTACCAATAGCCTTGCTGATTTTTTCGGCAATGGCTTCAGCGTTCCCGCTATCTGTCCCAAAAAAGATACCAATTTTTCCCATGTTCTCAATCCTTATTTTTAAGATATTAACGCACCCGCTTTCATGCGAATGCTTGTGGGTGTAGTCTAGCGCATTTAATTAAAAATCTTGCTTAAAAACCCATTTTACGCGAATATCGTTTCAATAAAAACCATATTAAAAGCGCTATCAGAACAAAACTTATGACAAAAAACGAAGTGTAATGAGAAAGCCTTTCATACAGCGTTTTCACCCAATCGCTCGCTTGAAAAGAAACGCTCCCCACGATTAACGCCCACAAAAAACTGGATAAAACATTAAGCCATAAAAACCTTTTTAAAGGGTATTTGCTAAAACCAACCGCCAAAGGCACAACGCTTTTAACCCCATACAAATATTTATTGACAAAAATCATTAAAAAAGCGTAGCGTTTCACCCACAAACTCGCTAAAGCGAGCTTTCTTCGGTGCTTATGAAAATACTTTAAAAACTCTCTTTTTTGATAGCGGGCAAAGACCACAAGAGCCCCACTCCCTATTAAATTCCCTAAAAAAGCGACAAGAA
Protein-coding regions in this window:
- the proC gene encoding pyrroline-5-carboxylate reductase; the protein is MEILQFVGYGNMAQAILEGSHEILSRRFILEITGRNPEKIAPFLQEKNIQAQIVPYKDAIDIHQKFVFLLFKPYNLKDFNYQGQAKSVLSALAGVNFEALSNAINSLHYLKCMPNIASKFALSSTAVCEKSVAPSISEKALSIIESFGNCVRVGNEEQVDASIATNGSALAFLSLVASGLKDAGIREGLSARDSLELVEMSFKGFAKLLEKERPEVIIEQICTPKGATIEGLSVLEKKGVRGAFIKACHESVKKIRPLKNCTLKK
- the fic gene encoding protein adenylyltransferase Fic, translating into MHLDRQSLEKAKHLIQSGLIDTIEVGTIKGLQEIHRFLFEGLYEFAGKIRDKNISKGNFRFANCLYLDLILPRIESMPQSNFNQIIEKYVEMNIAHPFLEGNGRATRIWLDLLLKKELKKIVLWDRIDKAAYLSAMERSPVNDLEIKTLLKKHLSSNINDPLTFIKGITQSYYYEGL
- the ybeY gene encoding rRNA maturation RNase YbeY → MLEIDNQTPLELDFLLLEKIANFLAPTQIIELVLVSDETMREINRDLRDCDYATDVLSFPLEAISHTPLGSVVINAPLAQENALKLGHSLEDEIALLFIHGVLHLLGYDHEKDKGEQRQKEGELIKAFDLPLSLIERTQEC
- a CDS encoding flavodoxin; the protein is MGKIGIFFGTDSGNAEAIAEKISKAIGNAEVIDVAKASKEQFNSFTKVILVAPTAGAGDLQTDWEDFLGTLESSDFANKTIGLVGLGDQDTYSETFAEGIFHIYEKAKAGKVVGQTPTDGYHFEASKAVEGGKFVGLVIDEDNQDDLTDGRISKWVEQIKGSFA
- a CDS encoding DedA family protein produces the protein MQEALLRFQEGFKEWGYLILFLYSLGGGYVGIVIASILSATTHALDIKITILVAFLGNLIGSGALVVFARYQKREFLKYFHKHRRKLALASLWVKRYAFLMIFVNKYLYGVKSVVPLAVGFSKYPLKRFLWLNVLSSFLWALIVGSVSFQASDWVKTLYERLSHYTSFFVISFVLIALLIWFLLKRYSRKMGF